The Microplitis mediator isolate UGA2020A chromosome 8, iyMicMedi2.1, whole genome shotgun sequence genome has a window encoding:
- the LOC130673710 gene encoding uncharacterized protein LOC130673710 yields MNFTIVENLGQIDKTKYKIGVANLNNDNLQVIPLEKISESILPRRFRTSGYLKSDFSLLNLGDLGPKKPCCSITDGVHKLDVSINFFGPGKLKRGDPVVISGIPSIMGNTVHFLIKSMGDIKKVEGETKPLNWLLKGAKLLTIGVHTNKKQKV; encoded by the exons atgaattttactattgtagaaaatttgggTCAAATTGATAAAACAAAGTACAAAATTGGCGTTGCTAATCTGAACAATGATAATTTACAAGTAATTCCGCTTGAAAAAATAAGTGAGAGCATTCTTCCGAGAAGATTTc GGACTAGTGGTTATTTGAAGAGCGATTTCTCGCTTCTAAATTTAGGAGATTTAGGACCCAAGAAGCCGTGTTGCTCTATTACAGACGGTGTACATAAACTAGAcgtttctattaatttttttggaccTGGTAAATTAAAAAGAGGAGATCCGGTTGTCATTTCAGGCATTCCATCCATAATGG GTAACACGGTACATTTCTTAATTAAGTCTATGGGTGACATTAAAAAAGTCGAAGGAGAGACCAAACCGTTAAATTGGTTGCTGAAAGGCGCAAAGCTCCTAACCATAGGAGTTCATAcaaataagaaacaaaaagtataa